In Coccidioides posadasii str. Silveira chromosome 4, complete sequence, one genomic interval encodes:
- a CDS encoding uncharacterized protein (EggNog:ENOG410Q5AU): MARKEAKPKITHPEAIEKKKVMVKHLRSMYETVNTFKRSIPNSYLETLGIKLLPLDLKRPSGSINYYRPLPKSEYNSRSFGSFHPFANSDNKDEEDRSDSNDAVLAKLSNLSTIMGMLWRDDHSHTQWQRDYVIQCYREKPRLSLTEYAKLDGAEYTWITTNRIQTASEMYPHCKCVVIQDVEPDEELKRSEILPILVIMRWRMSLYYYQQHEVFPVEVLSVYGGQARILIGYFDGKHLCIQKSPIYDIGSEGLQNWILLMKWWFSDAAGDTTRLPSQDIKDSRNLAVRPAPARQVRSGR; the protein is encoded by the exons ATGGCGcgaaaagaagcaaagcctAAGATCACTCACCCCGAggctattgaaaagaaaaaggtcaTGGTCAAGCACCTAAGATCGATGTACGAGACGGTCAATACGTTCAAGCGCTCCATCCCAAATAGCTACCTTGAAACACTGGGAATCAAATTGCTACCCTTGGACCTCAAGCGACCGTCCGGTAGCATCAACTACTATCGACCGCTCCCAAAAAGCGAGTATAACTCTAGGTCATTTGGCTCCTTCCATCCATTTGCGAACAGTGACAATAAGGACGAGGAAGATAGGTCGGACAGTAACGACGCCGTGCTGGCCAAGCTTTCGAATCTTTCAACCATTATGGGAATGCTGTGGCGCGATGATCACAGTCACACGCAATGGCAGCGAGATTA CGTCATCCAATGCTACCGAGAAAAACCACGCCTCAGCCTGACTGAGTATGCTAAACTGGACGGAGCAGAATACACCTGGATCACAACCAATCGGATCCAAACAGCTTCCGAGATGTATCCGCACTGCAAATGTGTAGTCATACAGGATGTAGAGCCCGACGAGGAGCTGAAACGAAGTGAAATTCTCCCAATCCTTGTTATCATGCGTTGGAGAATGAGTCTGTATTACTACCAGCAACATGAAGTCTTTCCG GTTGAAGTCCTGTCCGTCTATGGTGGGCAGGCTCGCATCCTTATAGGCTACTTTGACGGAAAACACCTCTGCATTCAAAAAAGTCCGATTTACGACATCGGGAGCGAGGGCCTTCAGAATTGGATACTGCTCATGAAGTGGTGGTTCAGTGATGCTGCAGGGGATACTACCCGCCTTCCATCTCAAGATATCAAAGACTCGCGGAACCTTGCTGTGCGTCCCGCTCCTGCGCGTCAGGTAAGGAGTGGGCGGTGA
- a CDS encoding uncharacterized protein (EggNog:ENOG410PVF2~COG:S), with protein MGDLNRALSYFKKSWACSSSAPSIRISSAQFAAIILTTQLNWEDSSVLLQGAVELLPFVSVRSLEHTDKQHMLAQFTGLASAAAAAALKAGESASQALRLLELGRDIIAGLLMEMRGDITDLKEQYPHLADEFIHLREELDSPRRYEADQRFEELIKEIRTQPKFCNFLLPPSAEEMMAAAKPDPIIVINMSAHRCDSFLVEPEPLHISKLLEWLWNVVSRPSLEALGFANAPKDDFPRVWWIPTGPLSHLPLHAAGRHMDGSSETVLDRTMSSYASSIKALIYGHRRHRSIQSQSDHAVLVAMQETPGLAASQTLPYAAVEVENLKKFCPELGLKPISPSLCKADVLDCLRQCQIFHFAGHGLSHPTEPSRSCLLLEDWESKPLRVGDLRDLNLQKNPPFLAYLSPCSTGANEVYTLVDEGIHLVSVF; from the exons ATGGGTGATCTCAACCGTGCCCTCTcatatttcaagaaaagctggGCTTGCTCCAGTTCCGCTCCATCTATACGTATTTCCTCGGCTCAGTTCGCAGCCATTATTCTTACCACCCAGTTGAATTGGGAAGACTCAAGTGTGTTACTTCAGGGTGCTGTGGAACTTCTTCCGTTTGTGAGCGTCCGCTCACTTGAACATACTGACAAGCAACATATGCTCGCACAATTCACGGGTCTGGCCTCTGCAGCTGCCGCCGCTGCTCTGAAAGCTGGGGAATCTGCCTCCCAAGCTTTACGGCTTCTCGAGTTGGGTCGCGACATCATCGCTGGCCTGCTGATGGAGATGCGTGGAGATATCACGGACTTAAAAGAGCAGTACCCTCATCTCGCAGACGAATTTATACATCTTCGTGAAGAGCTCGACTCGCCA CGACGCTACGAAGCAGACCAGAGGTTTGAAGAGCTAATCAAAGAGATTCGTACTCAACCCAAATTCTGTAACTTTCTACTTCCACCTAGTGCAGAGGAGATGATGGCGGCTGCTAAGCCAGATCCGATTATCGTCATCAATATGAGCGCTCATCGCTGTGATTCGTTCCTCGTTGAGC CGGAACCTTTACACATATCCAAACTGCTAGAATGGCTGTGGAACGTTGTCTCTCGCCCGAGCCTAGAGGCACTGGGCTTCGCAAATGCCCCAAAGGACGATTTTCCCCGAGTCTGGTGGATTCCTACTGGGCCCCTCAGCCATCTGCCACTCCATGCTGCGGGACGCCACATGGACGGGTCATCTGAGACAGTGCTTGACAGGACTATGTCGTCGTATGCCTCGTCCATCAAGGCATTAATATATGGTCACCGACGCCACCGCTCGATACAATCTCAAAGCGACCATGCCGTCTTGGTCGCCATGCAGGAAACACCGGGCCTGGCTGCCAGCCAAACGCTTCCATATGCAGCAGTTGAAGTCGAGAATCTGAAAAAGTTCTGCCCAGAGCTTGGACTGAAGCCAATCTCACCAAGCCTGTGTAAGGCCGATGTTCTGGACTGCCTGCGGCAGTGTCAGATATTCCACTTTGCCGGCCACGGGCTTTCACATCCCACAGAGCCTTCACGAAGCTGTCTGCTTTTGGAGGATTGGGAAAGCAAGCCGTTGAGAGTCGGAGATCTTCGTGACCTTAATCTCCAGAAGAATCCTCCGTTTCTTGCCTATCTCTCGCCTTGTTCGACAGGGGCGAATGAGGTGTACACACTTGTTGATGAGGGAATTCATCTCGTGAGCGTATTCTAG
- a CDS encoding uncharacterized protein (EggNog:ENOG410Q56X~COG:Q) encodes MVAAEELLEILHQKPSIIDCPNAPPLKTTLGKIEFRDVSFRAPPGRTTAIVEKSGGGKSTIFNLLFRFYDSTSEAIHVDGQNIVEVTLDILRSVFGVVLQETKLLPGTIAFNVRHARLDATDEEIEKMHARSL; translated from the exons ATGGTTGCTGCGGAAGAGCTGCTTGAAATTTTACACCAGAAACCATCCATTATCGATTGTCCCAATGCTCCCCCTCTGAAAACCACTCTGGGTAAAATTGAATTTAGAGAT GTGAGCTTCCGCGCACCGCCGGGACGGACTACTGCCATCGTTGAGAAATCCGGAGGGGGGAagtcaactatctttaaCCTCCTTTTCCGCTTTTATGATTCTACGTCTGAAGCCATTCACGTGGATGGACAAAACATCGTTGAGGTCACACTTGATATTTTGAGATCAGTTTTTGGTGTTGTTCTGCAGGAAACAAAACTGCTGCCCGGGACTATTGCTTTCAACGTCCGTCATGCAAGGCTTGATGCGACCGATGAGGAGATCGAAAAAATGCATGCAAGGTCGCTGTGA
- a CDS encoding uncharacterized protein (EggNog:ENOG410PJNQ~COG:H), whose product METYRLNFTSAVGEICEVALFLTNDSEDIIVDILHFSPPCQTFSSAKTIAAATDSANEACIFSSRELLLKVKPRVATMEETSGLQERHKQFLYATIHTFVDLGYSIRWKFSEAIQQSFKYTSKLQTIIPIAPIPATLSSRLFLRTPLQRPSLAMMVTTSILMVPEPTHLERRRACKQSPWSIASAALVC is encoded by the coding sequence ATGGAGACGTACCGGCTGAACTTCACTTCAGCAGTCGGGGAGATATGCGAAGTGGCACTCTTCCTCACCAACGACTCCGAGGATATCATTGTTGATATCTTGCACTTCTCTCCTCCTTGTCAGACGTTCTCTTCCGCTAAGACAATTGCTGCGGCCACTGACAGCGCCAACGAGGCCTGTATTTTTTCATCCCGCGAGCTCCTACTCAAGGTTAAACCGCGAGTAGCCACTATGGAAGAGACGTCCGGCCTTCAAGAGAGGCACAAGCAGTTCCTCTATGCGACGATTCACACCTTCGTCGACCTCGGATACTCTATCCGATGGAAGTTCTCGGAGGCGATCCAACAATCATTCAAATATACGAGCAAGCTCCAGACCATAATCCCGATCGCGCCTATTCCCGCAACATTGTCAAGCAGACTTTTTCTCCGCACTCCTTTGCAAAGACCATCACTTGCAATGATGGTGACAACTTCCATCCTAATGGTACCAGAGCCTACACACCTCGAGAGGCGGCGTGCTTGCAAACAGTCCCCATGGAGCATCGCTTCTGCGGCGTTGGTGTGCTGA
- a CDS encoding uncharacterized protein (EggNog:ENOG410Q56X~COG:Q) — protein MEKVLRELLEIRGQIETLQTQNATLEKKNTVLEKDTAALQNDLSTSRKVHIGVRHGVLEERRISNRAGVRKDRETTSIRNEIAHGGDIIGDIKTIEYAQEQQLPYVAEYKEDFQKVYRVSFDEALTQAPSYPPEAIRAFDILASVSELYAWQAPDQQGRREILEKQATKIIEAALSTEKNQLQARFGNRGDLRVAFNEMVGLFMAGR, from the exons ATGGAAAAGGTACTGCGCGAACTGTTGGAAATTAGAGGCCAAATCGAAACGCTCCAGACACAGAACGCAACGCTCGAGAAGAAAAATACGGTGCTTGAAAAGGATACTGCAGCACTCCAAAATGAT CTTTCAACCTCTAGAAAGGTTCATATCGGGGTACGCCATGGGGTTCTGGAGGAGAGGCGAATTTCCAACCGGGCGGGAGTCCGCAAGGACAGAGAAACCACGAGTATTCGAAACGAGATCGCACACGGTGGTGATATCATTGGCGATATCAAGACGATCGAGTATGCCCAAGAGCAGCAGCTGCCGTATGTTGCTGAATATAAGgaagactttcaaaaggTTTATAGAGTATCGTTTGACGAAGCCTTGACCCAAGCTCCATCTTATCCCCCAGAAGCTATCCGAGCGTTCGATATCTTGGCCTCCGTTAGCGAACTCTATGCTTGGCAGGCTCCTGATCAACAAGGACGCCGAGAGATTCTTGAAAAACAAGCTACTAAGATTATTGAAGCTGCATTGAGCACCGAGAAAAACCAGCTGCAAGCACGTTTTGGAAATAGAGGGGACTTGCGGGTGGCCTTTAATGAGATGGTTGGGTTGTTTATGGCTGGAAGATAG